Sequence from the Candidatus Methylarchaceae archaeon HK02M2 genome:
ATATCTTTTCAAATTTTATCTTATTCCTTAAACTCCCTATTCCTTCAATATTTGCTTCTATTACGTCGCCTTCCTTAAGGAAGGAAGGAGGGTCCATATAAGCTCCAACTCCAGAGGGAGTTCCCGTCGAAATTATGTCTCCCGGTTCCAAAGTTATCCCTTTACTTAACCAAGATATTAGATAGTCAACCTTAAAGATCATGTCTCTAGTAGAACCATCTTGCCTCAACATTCCATTTACTTTTGTAGTAAGTCTAAGGTTATTGAGGTTCAGTTCATCTTTAGTTACGATCCAAGGTCCTATTGGTGCAAATGTATCCATCCCTTTTCCCATAAACCATTGCTTCTCTCTACGCTGAAGGTCTCTAGCAGTAATATCATTAAGGACCGTATAACCCAAAATGTATTCCGGAGCCTCATATTCACTAATTCTCTTACATTCCTTCCCAATGATAACAGCTAATTCAACTTCATAATCAAGTTCCTTAGTTATAGAAGGTGAAACGATATCATCAAAAGGACCGATTATTGTCGTCCTTGGCTTCATAAATACGATAGGCTCAGAAGGCGGTTTTACCTTCCACTCCTTAGTGTGGGTTGAATAATTCAATCCAAGGCAGATAATTTTTGGGGGATGAGTAATAGGAGCTAAAATTCTCTCCAAATTTTGTAAAAGAATACTCCCTTCAAGGAGTTCCTCGAA
This genomic interval carries:
- a CDS encoding fumarylacetoacetate hydrolase family protein; this encodes MKLIHYVVNGERKYGFLVGGRIIVSDLISEILGIDLPKDILDFILRWSELNINLTLLKGFEELLEGSILLQNLERILAPITHPPKIICLGLNYSTHTKEWKVKPPSEPIVFMKPRTTIIGPFDDIVSPSITKELDYEVELAVIIGKECKRISEYEAPEYILGYTVLNDITARDLQRREKQWFMGKGMDTFAPIGPWIVTKDELNLNNLRLTTKVNGMLRQDGSTRDMIFKVDYLISWLSKGITLEPGDIISTGTPSGVGAYMDPPSFLKEGDVIEANIEGIGSLRNKIKFEKI